From the genome of Callithrix jacchus isolate 240 chromosome 7, calJac240_pri, whole genome shotgun sequence, one region includes:
- the LOC118143087 gene encoding lysosomal enzyme trafficking factor-like: MMSFHRRMGWIGVGLRLLASAAAFYYDFEINDTYNRLALEHIQQHPEEPLEGTTWTHSVKARLLSLPFWLWTIIFLVPYLQMFLFLYSYARADPITVGYCNIPECWAVICSRHQAFVKASNQISRLQLIDT, encoded by the coding sequence ATGATGAGCTTCCATCGGCGGATGGGATGGATTGGAGTGGGACTGCGTCTGTTAGCGAGTGCAGCAGCATTTTACTATGATTTTGAAATTAATGACACTTACAATAGGCTGGCCTTGGAACACATTCAACAGCACCCTGAGGAGCCCCTCGAAGGAACCACATGGACACACTCCGTGAAAGCTCGATTACTCTCCTTGCCTTTTTGGCTGTGGACAATTATTTTTCTGGTACCTTACTTACAGATGTTTTTGTTCCTTTACTCTTATGCAAGAGCTGATCCCATCACAGTGGGCTACTGTAACATCCCTGAATGCTGGGCTGTTATTTGCAGTCGCCACCAGGCATTTGTCAAGGCTTCTAATCAGATCAGCAGACTACAACTGATTGACACATGA